One genomic segment of Primulina tabacum isolate GXHZ01 chromosome 9, ASM2559414v2, whole genome shotgun sequence includes these proteins:
- the LOC142555746 gene encoding protein NONRESPONDING TO OXYLIPINS 2, mitochondrial isoform X2: MASKCCRVFNRASISNLKSAILKPNLKASTTSFSRTPSVSSPLRRFFVSRTPAELGSVASMLPLHSAVAMARMTSCLSPSSRSCRALSQELGLSVPR, encoded by the exons ATGGCTTCAAAATGCTGCCGTGTTTTCAACAGAGCTTCCATTTCTAACCTGAAATCCGCCATTTTGAAGCCAAATCTAAAAGCAAGCACGACGTCGTTTTCAAGAACACCCTCTGTATCCTCACCCCTTCGCCGTTTCTTTGTTTCCAg GACGCCGGCGGAGTTGGGAAGCGTGGCATCCATGCTTCCTCTGCACAGCGCAGTGGCAATGGCAAGGATGACGTCATGCCTGAGCCCATCTTCTCGGAGTTGTAGGGCTCTTTCCCAGG
- the LOC142555746 gene encoding protein NONRESPONDING TO OXYLIPINS 2, mitochondrial isoform X3: MASKCCRVFNRASISNLKSAILKPNLKASTTSFSRTPSVSSPLRRFFVSRTPAELGSVASMLPLHSAVAMARMTSCLSPSSRSCRALSQDETDGT; the protein is encoded by the exons ATGGCTTCAAAATGCTGCCGTGTTTTCAACAGAGCTTCCATTTCTAACCTGAAATCCGCCATTTTGAAGCCAAATCTAAAAGCAAGCACGACGTCGTTTTCAAGAACACCCTCTGTATCCTCACCCCTTCGCCGTTTCTTTGTTTCCAg GACGCCGGCGGAGTTGGGAAGCGTGGCATCCATGCTTCCTCTGCACAGCGCAGTGGCAATGGCAAGGATGACGTCATGCCTGAGCCCATCTTCTCGGAGTTGTAGGGCTCTTTCCCAGG